A portion of the Scleropages formosus chromosome 13, fSclFor1.1, whole genome shotgun sequence genome contains these proteins:
- the ccdc88b gene encoding coiled-coil domain containing 88A isoform X2: MDGVFAEMLEEFMTSPLVTWVLLFDSEIDGVGSFSTQYLEVNSTCHDAKRRYLELTNGIFLNEVMRLIDPSPKVEQIYQTENNDEVVRVRNFSILNRHLRSCYEESLQQLILMPLPNVAVLGRDPFTEAAMEELRRLLLLMLGCAVQCERREEFIQRIQSLDIKTQAGIATCIQEVTQNPSAVLPLQWGELCALGGNELQGVFNSMAQHIQGLLAQRDTHLERIAELCQEHESLQGTGHSGSQSSHPDAPPQSLALQLTDSRAKLRRLRQELEDKCDQLLDYKQEVQAMEAELKKMRQENRALQGDMRMARGLRDELDCLRDRAAKVDRLQSELQNCTHRLRNLDLYRTQLQEQQQHCAMLQETRALLEEQLAEARARCSSLRELEKDNLLLRQQLINLEAERDTERQRVDELLEMNMRLEAELKQHLGQARRAHQVALESDEELGQEAVLPSPPLASLDLKPLSVEVSEASSWRLLGAENENMELRRRLEQLQAEREACVDVADSMRVNAAELVEVKEKLKQELEQETERRTALEKKHQDLMREFQNLKNENLSLRNSLESLKVEGQDVSHQMELGGKGSTLKEHWREEGEGRREAEGHWNGKGDLETSRETETGSIGTKREDGEGEEIFNLKDGKVKSSDNVKKIESKLTVKHSGNGKGKGGTDRTNAAEGTTEEEAPELFKLRENREKRREEEMLAPREETEGEEKGSSLDSSPLALQLHQALLEVEQKSQEVEKQASLAQELRSQLAEQIRRAMGAEQRLSVLEAEALRLRMAAESLAQARKQIEALQTESLQMEEELTRLRSQVELQRLDGAVMAQLQGERAQLERERDTLRGSVDSLRAIARKGDQLELTNQTLKIELERLGRNLDLARRREEELQVELQEAAQEAEGLARGRDASLLEVSRLEQEKEVCQNQLDDLRREQRQRERELTRLRHQLESTASALEHSNQRACSLEVEHRRVCQEVAQLKEDNAQMRELEEENRKLVALNKEDQARISSLSQELASEKLHSRERASQLTSEKIQLQEQLNQMTNEKVQSQERVSQLASQLASEELQSQELLSQLERLHKEHKRLEASLSTHHTDGSEGNTKTPVTPDEALVQNSIADSDSCLKAEPWLHAKSSLLLEALNAEQCQLSERLRPGGSSPRHEDKVFAQEKVTSQENAAASSENSERGEPLSMRLIEVERQNAALQVEKNVLLSQLSQSQSVCTHLQEQLDSLNRQFIVLQENCANLQALNTKLQTEQVSLSSQHATLWSRCSESEARVAALEAESKVWAKDREEVMMRGEGLRRDHERLTTLQQRQEAELETLLSKHSQLKATHRNLESQHRELEGRYKELLDCRTLLEEREEVIKMEREKMEREAQMQADRVREVQRLRDENERLHTQLKESAQMQTDLLAQGSVLRGELSAAQLERTRLEGELSMLREQSQQLELNYARLSSQYQLLTQLKGNMEEETRHLVEQNQNLARENRALLERNLESRDQHHQQQREFTDKLNELRREKQKLVEKIMDQYRILEPTMPMPSKAKKSNWIADRMKKLIKPRAGKEGREGRAHFIASGSIENLSEINESAPAPSTLQEPAAVMPKSGLWCVQPDANWALDTVGAWEEAEETLCRSHLAPGITTPPPVSDSARMVCPRQFGRKTVAPRPAKRA, encoded by the exons ATGGACGGggtttttgctgagatgttaGAGGAGTTCATGACGAGTCCGCTCGTGACCTGG GTGCTCCTTTTCGACAGCGAAATAGATGGAGTTGGTTCTTTTTCCACCCAGTACCTTGAAGTGAACTCTACGTGTCACGATGCTAAGAGGCGCTACCTGGAGTTGACCAACGGGATCTTTCTGAACGAGGTCATGAGGCTCAT TGATCCCAGTCCAAAGGTGGAACAGATATATCAGACTGAGAATAACGATGAGGTTGTGAGGGTCCGAAACTTCTCCATTCTGAACCGACACCTGCGGTCCTGCTATGAG GAGAGCCTTCAGCAGTTAATTCTCATGCCTCTGCCGAATGTTGCAGTTTTGGGAAGAGACCCTTTCACAG AGGCAGCTATGGAGGAGCTGAGAAGGCTTCTGCTGCTCATGCTGGGTTGTGCTGTgcag tgtgagaggagagaggagttCATACAGAGAATACAATCCCTGGATATTAAGACTCAGGCTGGCATTGCCACCTGCATTCAAGAG GTCACTCAGAACCCGAGTGCTGTCCTGCCACTCCAGTGGGGAGAGCTATGCGCACTGGGGGGGAACGAGCTCCAGGGTGTCTTCAACTCCATGGCACAGCATATCCAGGGTCTACTGGCGCAGAGAGACACGCACTTGGAG AGGATAGCGGAGCTCTGTCAGGAGCATGAGTCGCTGCAGGGGACAGGCCATTCAGGGTCCCAGAGCAGCCACCCTGATGCCCCCCCGCAGAGCCTGGCCCTACAGCTAACAGACAGCCGGGCCAAGCTGCGAAGGCTACGCCAGGAGCT AGAAGACAAATGCGACCAGTTATTGGATTACAAGCAGGAAGTGCAAGCAATGGAGGCAGAGCTAAAAAAAATGCGTCAGGAG AACCGGGCCCTACAGGGAGACATGCGGATGGCACGGGGCTTGCGAGATGAGCTCGACTGCCTGCGAGATCGTGCAGCCAAGGTTGACAGGCTTCAATCGGAGCTGCAGAACTGCACCCACCGTCTGCGCAACCTAGATCTCTACCGCACTCAACTGCAG gagcagcagcagcactgcgcCATGCTGCAGGAGACACGCGCCCTTCTGGAGGAGCAGTTGGCAGAGGCGCGGGCACGCTGCTCGAGCCTcagggagctggagaaggacaaCCTGTTGCTGCGACAGCAGCTCATCAACCTGGAGGCG GAGCGAGACACGGAGAGGCAGAGGGTCGATGAGCTGCTGGAGATGAACATGCGGCTGGAGGCGGAACTGAAGCAGCACTTGGGCCAGGCACGAAGAGCGCACCAAGTGGCCCTGGAATCTGATGAGGAGCTTGGCCAGGAGGCAG TGCTCCCCTCGCCCCCTCTCGCCTCCTTGGACCTGAAGCCCCTGAGCGTGGAAGTGAGTGAGGCGTCGTCATGGAGACTGCTGGGGGCTGAGAATGAGAACATGGAGCTGCGCAGGCggctggagcagctgcaggcCGAGCGAGAGGCCTGCGTGGATGTAGCTGACTCCATGCGGGTGAACGCG GCGGAATTGGTGGAAGTGAAGGAAAAGCTGAAACAGGAGTTGGagcaagagacagagagacgCACTGCCCTGGAGAAAAAGCACCAGGATTTAATGCGAGAG tttcagaacCTGAAGAATGAAAACTTGAGCTTAAGGAACAGCTTGGAATCGCTGAAGGTGGAAGGCCAAGATGTGTCCCACCAGATGGAATTGGGGGGAAAGGGCTCCACATTGAAGGAACATTGGAGAGAGGAGGgtgaggggaggagggaggcagaGGGACATTGGAATGGGAAAGGAGACCTGGAAACGTCGCGAGAGACAGAGACTGGAAGTATTGGTACGAAGAGAGAAGATGGTGAGGGAGAAGAAATATTCAACCTTAAAGATGGAAAGGTTAAGAGCTCTGACAATGTTAAAAAGATAGAATCCAAGTTGACTGTAAAGCACAGTGGAAATGGCAAAGGAAAAGGGGGTACTGACAGGACCAATGCAGCAGAAGGGACAACAGAAGAGGAGGCACCAGAGCTGTTTAAACTGAGAGAGAACAGAGAAAAACGAAGGGAAGAGGAGATGCTCGCACCAAGGGAAGAGACTGAGGGAGAGGAGaaaggctccagccttgacagCTCCCCTCTGGCCCTACAGTTGCATCAGGCCCTCCTGGAGGTAGAGCAGAAAAGCCAGGAGGTTGAAAAGCAGGCCAGCCTGGCCCAGGAGCTGCGTTCCCAGCTTGCGGAGCAGATCCGCAGGGCCATGGGGGCTGAGCAGAGACTGAGTGTGCTGGAGGCAGAGGCCCTGAGGCTGAGAATGGCAGCAGAGAGCCTGGCCCAGGCCAGAAAACAGATTGAG GCTCTGCAGACAGAGTCTCTTCAGATGGAGGAGGAGCTAACCCGACTGCGCAGTCAGGTGGAGCTGCAGAGACTGGATGGGGCCGTGATGGCACAGCTCCAGGGGGAACGAGCACAGCTGGAAAGGGAGCGGGACACCCTGCGTGGCTCAGTTGACTCACTCCGTGCTATTGCCCGCAAG GGTGATCAGCTGGAGCTGACCAACCAAACCCTAAAGATAGAGTTGGAGAGACTTGGGCGAAACCTGGATTTGGCACGACGACGGGAGGAGGAGCTTCAGGTGGAGCTCCAAGAGGCGGCACAAGAGGCAGAGGGTCTGGCACGAGGGCGGGACGCATCACTGCTAGAGGTCTCGCGCTTGGAACAAGAGAAGGAGGTGTGCCAGAACCAGCTAGATGACCTGAGGCGGGAGCAGaggcagagggagagggagctgACACGGCTGAGACACCAGCTGGAAAGCACAGCTTCTGCCCTGGAGCACAGCAACCAGCGGGCCTGCAGCCTGGAAGTGGAGCACAG ACGTGTGTGCCAGGAGGTGGCTCAGCTGAAGGAAGACAATGCCCAAATGAGGGAACTAGAGGAGGAAAACCGGAAACTGGTTGCACTTAATAAGGAGGACCAGGCTCGCATCAGTTCCCTCAGCCAG GAATTGGCCAGTGAAAAGTTACATTCCCGGGAGCGAGCCAGTCAACTGACCAGCGAGAAGATCCAGCTACAAGAACAGCTGAATCAGATGACTAATGAGAAGGTGCAGTCTCAGGAGCGGGTCAGTCAACTAGCCTCTCAGTTGGCCAGCGAGGAGTTGCAGTCACAGGAACTGCTCAGTCAGCTAGAAAGGCTGCACAAGGAGCACAAGAGGCTGGAGGCCTCCCTTTCAACCCATCACACAGATGGATCAGAAGGCAACACTAAGACTCCAGTAACACCAGATGAAGCTCTTGTCCAAAACTCCATAGCAGACAGCGATTCTTGTCTGAAAGCAGAACCTTGGCTCCATGCTAAAAGTTCACTGCTTCTTGAAGCCCTAAATGCTGAGCAGTGCCAGCTCTCTGAAAGGCTCAGGCCTGGAGGTTCTTCTCCTAGGCATGAAGACAAAGTCTTTGCCCAGGAAAAAGTTACATCCCAGGAAAATGCTGCTGCATCATCCGAGAATTCAGAAAGAGGGGAGCCACTGAGCATGAGATTGATCGAGGTGGAGAGACAG AATGCAGCCCTGCAAGTGGAGAAGAATGTGCTGCTCTCTCAGCTATCGCAGTCGCAGTCGGTCTGCACACacctgcaggagcagctggacaGTTTGAATCGACAATTCATTGTCCTGCAGGAGAACTGCGCAAACCTGCAGGCACTCAACACcaagctgcag ACAGAGCAGGTATCCCTGAGCTCCCAGCATGCAACACTGTGGTCCCGCTGTAGCGAGAGTGAGGCCAGGGTGGCAGCCCTAGAGGCAGAATCTAAGGTCTGGGCGAAGGACCGGGAGGAGGTGATGATGCGGGGTGAGGGGTTGCGGCGCGATCATGAGCGGCTGACCACCCTGCAGCAGCGGCAGGAGGCTGAGCTCGAAACCCTCCTCTCTAAACATAGCCAGCTGAAAGCCACCCACCGAAACCTGGAGTCTCAGCACCGGGAGCTGGAAGGAAG GTACAAAGAGCTGCTGGACTGTAGGACCCTTCTTGAGGAAAGAGAAGAAGTTATTAaaatggagagagagaagatGGAAAGAGAGGCACAGATGCAGGCTGACAGAGTGAGAGAAGTACAGAGGCTGAGAGATGAGAATGAGAG GCTACATACCCAGTTGAAGGAGTCTGCACAGATGCAGACGGATCTCTTGGCCCAAGGCTCGGTTCTGCGGGGAGAACTCAGTGCCGCCCAGCTGGAGCGCACCCGGCTGGAAGGAGAGCTGAGCATGCTGAGGGAACAGAGTCAACAGCTGGAGCTCAACTATGCCCGTCTCTCTAGCCAGTACCAG CTGCTAACTCAGCTGAAAGGCAACATGGAGGAAGAGACCCGGCACCTCGTGGAGCAAAATCAGAATCTGGCGAGGGAGAACCGGGCCCTGCTGGAACGCAACCTAGAGAGCCGTGAccagcaccaccagcagcaaAGGGAGTTCAC AGACAAGCTGAATGAGCTAcgcagagaaaaacagaaactggTGGAGAAAATAATGGATCAGTACCGAATCCTGGAGCCCACCATGCCGATGCCCAGCAAAGCCAA GAAGAGCAACTGGATCGCCGACAGGATGAAGAAACTGATAAAGCCTCGCGCTGGGAAGGAGGGCAGGGAGGGACGAGCTCACTTCATTGCATCCGGGAGCATTGAGAACTTGAGTGAAATCAATGAGTCTGCACCAGCTCCATCCACATTGCAGG AGCCGGCAGCAGTGATGCCGAAGAGCGGGTTGTGGTGCGTTCAGCCCGACGCAAACTGGGCTCTCGACACGGTTGGGGCCTGGGAAGAGGCAGAGGAAACGTTGTGTCGCAGTCATTTAGCCCCGGGGatcaccacccctccccccgtGAGCGATTCCGCTCGCATGGTGTGTCCGCGGCAGTTTGGGAGGAAGACGGTAGCCCCACGCCCAGCCAAGAGAGCCTGA
- the ccdc88b gene encoding coiled-coil domain containing 88A isoform X1, whose translation MDGVFAEMLEEFMTSPLVTWVLLFDSEIDGVGSFSTQYLEVNSTCHDAKRRYLELTNGIFLNEVMRLIDPSPKVEQIYQTENNDEVVRVRNFSILNRHLRSCYEESLQQLILMPLPNVAVLGRDPFTEAAMEELRRLLLLMLGCAVQCERREEFIQRIQSLDIKTQAGIATCIQEVTQNPSAVLPLQWGELCALGGNELQGVFNSMAQHIQGLLAQRDTHLERIAELCQEHESLQGTGHSGSQSSHPDAPPQSLALQLTDSRAKLRRLRQELEDKCDQLLDYKQEVQAMEAELKKMRQENRALQGDMRMARGLRDELDCLRDRAAKVDRLQSELQNCTHRLRNLDLYRTQLQEQQQHCAMLQETRALLEEQLAEARARCSSLRELEKDNLLLRQQLINLEAERDTERQRVDELLEMNMRLEAELKQHLGQARRAHQVALESDEELGQEAVLPSPPLASLDLKPLSVEVSEASSWRLLGAENENMELRRRLEQLQAEREACVDVADSMRVNAAELVEVKEKLKQELEQETERRTALEKKHQDLMREFQNLKNENLSLRNSLESLKVEGQDVSHQMELGGKGSTLKEHWREEGEGRREAEGHWNGKGDLETSRETETGSIGTKREDGEGEEIFNLKDGKVKSSDNVKKIESKLTVKHSGNGKGKGGTDRTNAAEGTTEEEAPELFKLRENREKRREEEMLAPREETEGEEKGSSLDSSPLALQLHQALLEVEQKSQEVEKQASLAQELRSQLAEQIRRAMGAEQRLSVLEAEALRLRMAAESLAQARKQIEALQTESLQMEEELTRLRSQVELQRLDGAVMAQLQGERAQLERERDTLRGSVDSLRAIARKGDQLELTNQTLKIELERLGRNLDLARRREEELQVELQEAAQEAEGLARGRDASLLEVSRLEQEKEVCQNQLDDLRREQRQRERELTRLRHQLESTASALEHSNQRACSLEVEHRRVCQEVAQLKEDNAQMRELEEENRKLVALNKEDQARISSLSQELASEKLHSRERASQLTSEKIQLQEQLNQMTNEKVQSQERVSQLASQLASEELQSQELLSQLERLHKEHKRLEASLSTHHTDGSEGNTKTPVTPDEALVQNSIADSDSCLKAEPWLHAKSSLLLEALNAEQCQLSERLRPGGSSPRHEDKVFAQEKVTSQENAAASSENSERGEPLSMRLIEVERQNAALQVEKNVLLSQLSQSQSVCTHLQEQLDSLNRQFIVLQENCANLQALNTKLQTEQVSLSSQHATLWSRCSESEARVAALEAESKVWAKDREEVMMRGEGLRRDHERLTTLQQRQEAELETLLSKHSQLKATHRNLESQHRELEGRYKELLDCRTLLEEREEVIKMEREKMEREAQMQADRVREVQRLRDENERLHTQLKESAQMQTDLLAQGSVLRGELSAAQLERTRLEGELSMLREQSQQLELNYARLSSQYQLLTQLKGNMEEETRHLVEQNQNLARENRALLERNLESRDQHHQQQREFTDKLNELRREKQKLVEKIMDQYRILEPTMPMPSKAKKSNWIADRMKKLIKPRAGKEGREGRAHFIASGSIENLSEINESAPAPSTLQDPLSAPVSPSPLRRAGSSDAEERVVVRSARRKLGSRHGWGLGRGRGNVVSQSFSPGDHHPSPRERFRSHGVSAAVWEEDGSPTPSQESLTEEGKAESEDSITTDLNSDTRSQSSVAEDSPCSDDKPQETKNQQST comes from the exons ATGGACGGggtttttgctgagatgttaGAGGAGTTCATGACGAGTCCGCTCGTGACCTGG GTGCTCCTTTTCGACAGCGAAATAGATGGAGTTGGTTCTTTTTCCACCCAGTACCTTGAAGTGAACTCTACGTGTCACGATGCTAAGAGGCGCTACCTGGAGTTGACCAACGGGATCTTTCTGAACGAGGTCATGAGGCTCAT TGATCCCAGTCCAAAGGTGGAACAGATATATCAGACTGAGAATAACGATGAGGTTGTGAGGGTCCGAAACTTCTCCATTCTGAACCGACACCTGCGGTCCTGCTATGAG GAGAGCCTTCAGCAGTTAATTCTCATGCCTCTGCCGAATGTTGCAGTTTTGGGAAGAGACCCTTTCACAG AGGCAGCTATGGAGGAGCTGAGAAGGCTTCTGCTGCTCATGCTGGGTTGTGCTGTgcag tgtgagaggagagaggagttCATACAGAGAATACAATCCCTGGATATTAAGACTCAGGCTGGCATTGCCACCTGCATTCAAGAG GTCACTCAGAACCCGAGTGCTGTCCTGCCACTCCAGTGGGGAGAGCTATGCGCACTGGGGGGGAACGAGCTCCAGGGTGTCTTCAACTCCATGGCACAGCATATCCAGGGTCTACTGGCGCAGAGAGACACGCACTTGGAG AGGATAGCGGAGCTCTGTCAGGAGCATGAGTCGCTGCAGGGGACAGGCCATTCAGGGTCCCAGAGCAGCCACCCTGATGCCCCCCCGCAGAGCCTGGCCCTACAGCTAACAGACAGCCGGGCCAAGCTGCGAAGGCTACGCCAGGAGCT AGAAGACAAATGCGACCAGTTATTGGATTACAAGCAGGAAGTGCAAGCAATGGAGGCAGAGCTAAAAAAAATGCGTCAGGAG AACCGGGCCCTACAGGGAGACATGCGGATGGCACGGGGCTTGCGAGATGAGCTCGACTGCCTGCGAGATCGTGCAGCCAAGGTTGACAGGCTTCAATCGGAGCTGCAGAACTGCACCCACCGTCTGCGCAACCTAGATCTCTACCGCACTCAACTGCAG gagcagcagcagcactgcgcCATGCTGCAGGAGACACGCGCCCTTCTGGAGGAGCAGTTGGCAGAGGCGCGGGCACGCTGCTCGAGCCTcagggagctggagaaggacaaCCTGTTGCTGCGACAGCAGCTCATCAACCTGGAGGCG GAGCGAGACACGGAGAGGCAGAGGGTCGATGAGCTGCTGGAGATGAACATGCGGCTGGAGGCGGAACTGAAGCAGCACTTGGGCCAGGCACGAAGAGCGCACCAAGTGGCCCTGGAATCTGATGAGGAGCTTGGCCAGGAGGCAG TGCTCCCCTCGCCCCCTCTCGCCTCCTTGGACCTGAAGCCCCTGAGCGTGGAAGTGAGTGAGGCGTCGTCATGGAGACTGCTGGGGGCTGAGAATGAGAACATGGAGCTGCGCAGGCggctggagcagctgcaggcCGAGCGAGAGGCCTGCGTGGATGTAGCTGACTCCATGCGGGTGAACGCG GCGGAATTGGTGGAAGTGAAGGAAAAGCTGAAACAGGAGTTGGagcaagagacagagagacgCACTGCCCTGGAGAAAAAGCACCAGGATTTAATGCGAGAG tttcagaacCTGAAGAATGAAAACTTGAGCTTAAGGAACAGCTTGGAATCGCTGAAGGTGGAAGGCCAAGATGTGTCCCACCAGATGGAATTGGGGGGAAAGGGCTCCACATTGAAGGAACATTGGAGAGAGGAGGgtgaggggaggagggaggcagaGGGACATTGGAATGGGAAAGGAGACCTGGAAACGTCGCGAGAGACAGAGACTGGAAGTATTGGTACGAAGAGAGAAGATGGTGAGGGAGAAGAAATATTCAACCTTAAAGATGGAAAGGTTAAGAGCTCTGACAATGTTAAAAAGATAGAATCCAAGTTGACTGTAAAGCACAGTGGAAATGGCAAAGGAAAAGGGGGTACTGACAGGACCAATGCAGCAGAAGGGACAACAGAAGAGGAGGCACCAGAGCTGTTTAAACTGAGAGAGAACAGAGAAAAACGAAGGGAAGAGGAGATGCTCGCACCAAGGGAAGAGACTGAGGGAGAGGAGaaaggctccagccttgacagCTCCCCTCTGGCCCTACAGTTGCATCAGGCCCTCCTGGAGGTAGAGCAGAAAAGCCAGGAGGTTGAAAAGCAGGCCAGCCTGGCCCAGGAGCTGCGTTCCCAGCTTGCGGAGCAGATCCGCAGGGCCATGGGGGCTGAGCAGAGACTGAGTGTGCTGGAGGCAGAGGCCCTGAGGCTGAGAATGGCAGCAGAGAGCCTGGCCCAGGCCAGAAAACAGATTGAG GCTCTGCAGACAGAGTCTCTTCAGATGGAGGAGGAGCTAACCCGACTGCGCAGTCAGGTGGAGCTGCAGAGACTGGATGGGGCCGTGATGGCACAGCTCCAGGGGGAACGAGCACAGCTGGAAAGGGAGCGGGACACCCTGCGTGGCTCAGTTGACTCACTCCGTGCTATTGCCCGCAAG GGTGATCAGCTGGAGCTGACCAACCAAACCCTAAAGATAGAGTTGGAGAGACTTGGGCGAAACCTGGATTTGGCACGACGACGGGAGGAGGAGCTTCAGGTGGAGCTCCAAGAGGCGGCACAAGAGGCAGAGGGTCTGGCACGAGGGCGGGACGCATCACTGCTAGAGGTCTCGCGCTTGGAACAAGAGAAGGAGGTGTGCCAGAACCAGCTAGATGACCTGAGGCGGGAGCAGaggcagagggagagggagctgACACGGCTGAGACACCAGCTGGAAAGCACAGCTTCTGCCCTGGAGCACAGCAACCAGCGGGCCTGCAGCCTGGAAGTGGAGCACAG ACGTGTGTGCCAGGAGGTGGCTCAGCTGAAGGAAGACAATGCCCAAATGAGGGAACTAGAGGAGGAAAACCGGAAACTGGTTGCACTTAATAAGGAGGACCAGGCTCGCATCAGTTCCCTCAGCCAG GAATTGGCCAGTGAAAAGTTACATTCCCGGGAGCGAGCCAGTCAACTGACCAGCGAGAAGATCCAGCTACAAGAACAGCTGAATCAGATGACTAATGAGAAGGTGCAGTCTCAGGAGCGGGTCAGTCAACTAGCCTCTCAGTTGGCCAGCGAGGAGTTGCAGTCACAGGAACTGCTCAGTCAGCTAGAAAGGCTGCACAAGGAGCACAAGAGGCTGGAGGCCTCCCTTTCAACCCATCACACAGATGGATCAGAAGGCAACACTAAGACTCCAGTAACACCAGATGAAGCTCTTGTCCAAAACTCCATAGCAGACAGCGATTCTTGTCTGAAAGCAGAACCTTGGCTCCATGCTAAAAGTTCACTGCTTCTTGAAGCCCTAAATGCTGAGCAGTGCCAGCTCTCTGAAAGGCTCAGGCCTGGAGGTTCTTCTCCTAGGCATGAAGACAAAGTCTTTGCCCAGGAAAAAGTTACATCCCAGGAAAATGCTGCTGCATCATCCGAGAATTCAGAAAGAGGGGAGCCACTGAGCATGAGATTGATCGAGGTGGAGAGACAG AATGCAGCCCTGCAAGTGGAGAAGAATGTGCTGCTCTCTCAGCTATCGCAGTCGCAGTCGGTCTGCACACacctgcaggagcagctggacaGTTTGAATCGACAATTCATTGTCCTGCAGGAGAACTGCGCAAACCTGCAGGCACTCAACACcaagctgcag ACAGAGCAGGTATCCCTGAGCTCCCAGCATGCAACACTGTGGTCCCGCTGTAGCGAGAGTGAGGCCAGGGTGGCAGCCCTAGAGGCAGAATCTAAGGTCTGGGCGAAGGACCGGGAGGAGGTGATGATGCGGGGTGAGGGGTTGCGGCGCGATCATGAGCGGCTGACCACCCTGCAGCAGCGGCAGGAGGCTGAGCTCGAAACCCTCCTCTCTAAACATAGCCAGCTGAAAGCCACCCACCGAAACCTGGAGTCTCAGCACCGGGAGCTGGAAGGAAG GTACAAAGAGCTGCTGGACTGTAGGACCCTTCTTGAGGAAAGAGAAGAAGTTATTAaaatggagagagagaagatGGAAAGAGAGGCACAGATGCAGGCTGACAGAGTGAGAGAAGTACAGAGGCTGAGAGATGAGAATGAGAG GCTACATACCCAGTTGAAGGAGTCTGCACAGATGCAGACGGATCTCTTGGCCCAAGGCTCGGTTCTGCGGGGAGAACTCAGTGCCGCCCAGCTGGAGCGCACCCGGCTGGAAGGAGAGCTGAGCATGCTGAGGGAACAGAGTCAACAGCTGGAGCTCAACTATGCCCGTCTCTCTAGCCAGTACCAG CTGCTAACTCAGCTGAAAGGCAACATGGAGGAAGAGACCCGGCACCTCGTGGAGCAAAATCAGAATCTGGCGAGGGAGAACCGGGCCCTGCTGGAACGCAACCTAGAGAGCCGTGAccagcaccaccagcagcaaAGGGAGTTCAC AGACAAGCTGAATGAGCTAcgcagagaaaaacagaaactggTGGAGAAAATAATGGATCAGTACCGAATCCTGGAGCCCACCATGCCGATGCCCAGCAAAGCCAA GAAGAGCAACTGGATCGCCGACAGGATGAAGAAACTGATAAAGCCTCGCGCTGGGAAGGAGGGCAGGGAGGGACGAGCTCACTTCATTGCATCCGGGAGCATTGAGAACTTGAGTGAAATCAATGAGTCTGCACCAGCTCCATCCACATTGCAGG ACCCCCTGAGTGCACCTGTCTCGCCTTCCCCCCTCCGCAGAGCCGGCAGCAGTGATGCCGAAGAGCGGGTTGTGGTGCGTTCAGCCCGACGCAAACTGGGCTCTCGACACGGTTGGGGCCTGGGAAGAGGCAGAGGAAACGTTGTGTCGCAGTCATTTAGCCCCGGGGatcaccacccctccccccgtGAGCGATTCCGCTCGCATGGTGTGTCCGCGGCAGTTTGGGAGGAAGACGGTAGCCCCACGCCCAGCCAAGAGAGCCTGACTGAGGAAGGGAAAG CTGAGAGTGAGGACAGTATCACAACAGATCTGAACTCTGACACTCGCTCCCAGTCTTCTGTTGCTGAAG ATAGTCCCTGCAGTGATGACAAACCCCAGGAAACGAAAAACCAGCAATCCACATGA